In the Catenulispora sp. GP43 genome, CGCTCCGGACTGGCGCCCTCCGGCCTCACCGTGGCGCGGCCACAAAGCCCTGATCCAGATCCACTGCCACCAGTACGCCTCCGGCGCGACCGGTGAGGCCGAGCTCGAGCTGCTGGCGCGCGCCGGTGTGGATGCGCGGGTGGTGTCCGGATGCTGCGGGCTGGCCGGCGACTTCGGTGTCACCGACGGCCACTACGAGGTGTCGATGGGGGTGGCCGAGCTGAACCTGCTGCCCGCGATCCGCGCGGCCGCCACCGACACACTGCTGATCGCCGACGGATTCAGCTGCCGCACGCAGATCGAGCAGGCCGTGGCCGAGCGCCGGGTGTGGCACGTGGCCGAGGTGCTGGCCGCCGGGTTGCCGACGGTTGAGGGGTGATCGCGCCGCCCTCACTTGCTGATCGGCGCACCCCACCCGTCGTAGTACCCCCCGAGCCGCTCCGCCATCTCGTGCAGCTCCCACACGACCCCGTGGATGTAATCCAGCTCGACCGCGTCCTCGCGCTCGACATGCACCATCCACTGCCCGCTGCGCTTCTCCACCTCGCCGGTGAAGCCCGCGGTCTGGGCGTCGGCCAGCAGCGTCCGGGCGCGCGCCTCGTCGGGGACGCCCATGTAGTGGTCCACCGGGCGCGGCGTGCTGTGCTGGTCGCCGTGTTCGGCCAGTGACTGCACGACGCGGCGGTCCATCAGGTACTGCATGCTGCGCACGTCCGGCCACAGGAACTCGTGGTAGTACCGCCACTCCGGGTCTTCCTCGGCGAACGTCTCCAGTTCGTAGCCGCCGGACTCGCTCTCCACCTTCGCCACCACGGCGCGGGCGTCCGCGTGCGCCGGCAGGTGGAAGAAGTGCTCGCGGTAGCCGCCGTTGGTCAGGCACGCCAGGTAGATCGCGCGCGTCTGCTCGCCCAGGGCCTGGACCAATGCGTCCTGCAGCGCGTACATCGCCTCGTTCTCGGTGCCGTCGGGCAGGCCGTTCTCGCGGGGTGCGCGCAGGGCGTGGCGGACGTGCAGGCGCTGGGGGTGGGTGCCGCTGTCGGCGACGGTCTGCAGGTCCAGGTCCAGGCTGATCACCGCCGGCGTGCCGTCGACCCGGCAGGTGTAGACGTCCCAGCCCAGACTCACGAGAACCCCCTCGGCGTTGGCCGGCATGATCCCGGCGGCGTGCCGATTTTCGCATGCTCCGGGCGCCGGGGAAGGGCGTTCTCGCCGATCAGTCGATCGATTCGATCAACCGGTCGGGCCGCCGGTCGGGGTGGACTTGCCGGCGCCGTCGGCCGAGGAGCTCTGCGTCGGCGGGTTCGGGGTGCTCGGTATCGACGAGGGGTTCGCGCTGCTGCTGGGCGCCGTCGTGGGGGACGCGGAGGAGCCGGTCGAGGAGCCCGTCGAGGGCGTGTCCGGCGTGCTGGGCGCGGAGTCGGAGCTCTGCGGCGTCGAGGGCGTGGTGCCCGCGTCGCTGGACCCGGACGGCGTCGGGGCGGACGAGTCCGGCTTCTGCGACGGCGTCGAGCTCTCGTGTGTGCCCGCGCCCCCGGGGTTCTGCTCGCCGGGCTGGTTGTGCGAGCCGCCGCTCTGGCCGGGGTCGTTGGTGAACACGTTGCTGTGGTAGCCGGGGAACTCGCCCTTGCGCGCCACTTCCAGCGCCGTCACCGCGCCGGTGCCGATCAGGAAGCTCGCCACGGCCGCCGCCAGCAGCGGCTTGCGGCCCGGGAGACGGTCCTTCCAGGTGCGCGGGGTGTCCGGGGTGTCCGGGGTGTCCGGGACGTCGGGTGTGACAGTCGGCAACACCACGGTCTGTGCGTGCGGGCTCACGGCCGGGAGCGGCTTGCGGTCGAGCACGACAGTCTCGTCCAAGCCGCTGTCGGTGAGGGCCCGGTCGGCCAGGGAGGGCAGCACCCGGGTCTGGTCGGTGTGGGTCAGCGCGGCCGCGTCCTGGACCCGCGTGTCCTGGATGCGAACGTCATGGACCCGCGTGTCGTGCGGCATCCGGTGTTCCGCCCGCGCGGTCCGCGCCCGCGACAAGATCGCCGTCTCCAGCTGCTCCGGGTCCAGCACCGGCATCGCCTTGCGCGCCGCGCTCGTCCCGCGCTCCAGCGAGTGCCCGATGACCGCGCTGGCCGACGTGGCGACCACGCTGGCGACCGCCGCGCCCGCGATCGTGCCGGCCACGCCGAGCTTCGACCCCACCGCGGCGGCCAGGGCGGCCGCGCACGCGCCGGCGGCGATCTTGGTGACGGACAGGTCGATTCTGTGCCGCGCCTCGGGCTCGTTCTCGGCGGGGTCTGGGTCTCGGGTCTCATGCGTCGGCGTAGTCATACGCTCATCAGTTTTCCAAGCCGCGCCACGACTTCTCGAATCAACGCACGGGTAAGTGACCGGATTCACGCCCCGGCGAGCGTTTGCTCCTCGGCGCCGCGCTCAGTTGTCCACAGAGCGAACGCGCTCGACCACGGCGCGCGCCAATTCCACCGGAGCCTGGTCCGGGATCCAGTGGCTGATGCCGTTCAGCTCCACGAACCGGTACGGCCCCTCGACGCACTGCGCGCAGTTCTCGGCGACCGCGCGGCCGATCGCGACGTCCTCGGTGGACCACACGAACGTCGTCGGGATCCGCACGTTCGG is a window encoding:
- a CDS encoding DUF695 domain-containing protein, whose product is MSLGWDVYTCRVDGTPAVISLDLDLQTVADSGTHPQRLHVRHALRAPRENGLPDGTENEAMYALQDALVQALGEQTRAIYLACLTNGGYREHFFHLPAHADARAVVAKVESESGGYELETFAEEDPEWRYYHEFLWPDVRSMQYLMDRRVVQSLAEHGDQHSTPRPVDHYMGVPDEARARTLLADAQTAGFTGEVEKRSGQWMVHVEREDAVELDYIHGVVWELHEMAERLGGYYDGWGAPISK